A region from the Medicago truncatula cultivar Jemalong A17 chromosome 6, MtrunA17r5.0-ANR, whole genome shotgun sequence genome encodes:
- the LOC112418112 gene encoding uncharacterized protein gives MFSLGLEQGGEGWRWRRRLWAGEENLLEELRALLLDVSLLPNVSDRWLWLPDPSGGYAVRGAYDLLTEGANPLIEDALDLVWHHQVPLKVSIFAWRLLRDRLPTKANLAARGVLNSEATLCDTRCGHVETAEHLFLFCPNSVLLWQQVRNWLGSMGVDPNNLPDHLVQFTYLIGVGKAKRSFLQLIWIMCTWIVWNKRNNRLLNNVVTDVMSPVFQKWVFSL, from the coding sequence ATGTTCTCTCTTGGCCTGGAGCAAGGAGGGGAAGGGTGGAGATGGAGACGTAGGTTGTGGGCTGGGGAGGAGAATTTATTAGAGGAGCTTAGGGCTTTACTGCTGGATGTTTCTTTGTTGCCTAATGTTTCAGACAGATGGTTGTGGTTACCTGACCCTTCGGGGGGTTATGCTGTCCGAGGAGCTTATGATCTTTTAACAGAGGGTGCCAATCCTCTTATAGAAGACGCTTTGGACCTAGTTTGGCATCATCAGGTCCCCTTGAAGGTCTCGATTTTTGCTTGGAGACTTCTTCGGGATCGTTTACCTACAAAAGCAAATTTGGCAGCTCGTGGTGTTCTTAATTCAGAGGCGACTCTTTGTGATACAAGATGTGGTCATGTTGAAACAGCcgaacatttatttttattttgcccaAATTCTGTTTTATTGTGGCAGCAGGTGCGCAATTGGCTAGGTTCTATGGGGGTGGATCCTAATAATCTTCCTGATCATTTGGTGCAGTTTACTTATTTGATAGGTGTTGGTAAAGCTAAACGTTCCTTTCTACAACTAATCTGGATTATGTGTACTTGGATTGTGTGGAACAAACGTAATAATCGCCTGCTTAATAATGTTGTAACGGATGTGATGAGTCCAGTATTCCAAAAATGGGTATTTTCCCTCTAA